One Salvelinus sp. IW2-2015 unplaced genomic scaffold, ASM291031v2 Un_scaffold7593, whole genome shotgun sequence genomic window carries:
- the LOC139027119 gene encoding inactive serine protease 35-like: MKGKGEIQNAVDGETGAEGGEEGNTEKERREGGGRQRTRGSRSSRVQRSTETKKQPSFRWTRVKQIHIPKGWIHTGDDDTNAVTPDYDYALLELKRPIKQKHMELGVAPAAKPLPLGRIHFSGFDNEPEGGQTEGEKEKVVYRFCSVTEESDDLLYQHCDAQQGASGAGVYIRLRQEVEGSNKRKWQRKVIGVFSGHRWVEGDRGEKRDYNVAVRITPPKYAQICHWIHGDPSMCTKA, from the coding sequence atgaagggaaagggggagataCAGAACGCGGTTGATGGGGAGACCGGAGCAGAGGGAGGTGAAGAAGGgaacacagagaaggagagaagagagggagggggtaggcAGAGAACGAGAGGTAGCAGAAGTAGCCGTGTACAACGCAGCACAGAAACTAAAAAGCAGCCCTCCTTCCGCTGGACACGCGTGAAACAAATCCACATCCCCAAGGGTTGGATACACACAGGGGACGATGACACTAACGCCGTTACCCCTGACTATGACTACGCCCTCCTAGAGTTGAAACGGCCAATCAAACAGAAGCACATGGAGCTGGGGGTGGCGCCCGCTGCAAAGCCCCTCCCCTTAGGTCGCATCCACTTCTCAGGGTTTGACAATGAGCCAGAGGGAGGACAAacggaaggagagaaagaaaaggtggTCTATCGCTTCTGTTCAGTGACGGAGGAGTCAGACGACCTGTTGTATCAGCACTGTGACGCCCAGCAGGGGGCGTCAGGTGCTGGCGTATACATCCGgctcagacaggaagtggagggaTCCAATAAGAGGAAGTGGCAGCGGAAGGTGATTGGAGTGTTCTCAGGGCACCGCTGGGTGGAAGGGGACCGGGGTGAAAAGAGGGATTATAATGTGGCGGTGAGGATCACTCCACCTAAATACGCTCAGATCTGCCACTGGATCCATGGGGATCCCAGCATGTGTACGAAGGCCTGA